A stretch of Candidatus Cloacimonadota bacterium DNA encodes these proteins:
- a CDS encoding ferredoxin family protein: MPRMTVDPYYCKGCGLCIAACPKKIIRFSEDINAKGYHYAECFKQDECIACKMCYMTCPDVAITVEK, translated from the coding sequence ATGCCCAGAATGACGGTTGACCCGTATTATTGCAAAGGTTGTGGACTCTGCATCGCGGCCTGCCCGAAGAAGATCATCCGGTTTTCCGAGGACATCAACGCGAAAGGATACCACTACGCTGAGTGTTTCAAGCAGGATGAATGCATCGCCTGCAAAATGTGTTACATGACCTGCCCAGATGTGGCGATCACGGTCGAGAAGTGA
- a CDS encoding 2-oxoacid:acceptor oxidoreductase family protein — protein MMTTEMICAGFGGQGVLTIGKFIAQAGMKEGKNVSWLPSYGPEMRGGTANVSTVVSDGPIASPIVSYPDVLVALNQPSLDKFGPSVRAGGVVIINTNACPHGCKREDVKIVAAPMSDISLEIGSMRVMNMLAIGIVIGKTGLIKYETMEEDLNAFLKAKDPDLLEKNLIAIKRGMEIGQQQ, from the coding sequence ATGATGACCACTGAAATGATCTGCGCCGGATTCGGCGGACAAGGCGTTCTCACCATTGGCAAATTCATCGCCCAAGCGGGCATGAAGGAAGGAAAGAACGTTTCCTGGCTGCCGTCCTACGGACCCGAAATGCGCGGCGGAACGGCCAACGTCTCCACCGTGGTTTCCGACGGCCCCATCGCCTCTCCCATCGTGAGCTACCCAGACGTTCTGGTGGCCCTGAATCAGCCTTCTCTGGACAAGTTTGGCCCCAGCGTCCGCGCCGGCGGAGTGGTGATAATCAACACCAACGCCTGTCCCCATGGCTGCAAACGTGAAGACGTGAAGATCGTGGCCGCCCCCATGAGCGACATCTCGCTGGAGATAGGCTCCATGCGGGTGATGAACATGCTGGCCATCGGCATCGTGATCGGCAAGACCGGCCTCATCAAATACGAGACCATGGAGGAGGACCTGAATGCCTTCCTCAAGGCCAAGGACCCCGACCTCTTGGAAAAAAACCTCATCGCCATCAAGCGCGGCATGGAGATCGGCCAGCAGCAGTAG
- a CDS encoding phosphatidate cytidylyltransferase, whose product MTELQKRIGVSVVFIPLILAALWFSGPWLIVFFAAAVLLGSGEYISMLRRAKYPVSWLWIAIALASYAQIVLLPGFELITLWALLLLAWLEILLRWDPQTSVPLATLEILGVLYTAFLPALCVRLGLEHSQPRLLLGLVVLIWCADSLAYFVGMKWGKRRGLVKISPNKSLEGFIAGALAPFVIVIILYFARLYDDLAVLLLTAFAAGIVGQLGDLAESALKRFCQVKDSSNLIPGHGGVLDRSDSILLAGSFLYCAMLILTQVR is encoded by the coding sequence ATGACCGAGCTGCAAAAACGGATCGGTGTTTCGGTGGTCTTCATCCCCCTGATCCTGGCCGCGCTGTGGTTCAGCGGGCCCTGGCTGATCGTCTTTTTCGCGGCCGCGGTGCTGCTGGGCTCCGGTGAATACATCTCCATGCTGCGCCGGGCCAAATATCCCGTTTCCTGGCTGTGGATCGCCATCGCGCTGGCCTCATACGCCCAGATCGTTTTGCTGCCGGGTTTTGAGCTGATCACTCTCTGGGCGCTGCTGCTGCTGGCCTGGCTGGAGATCCTGCTGCGCTGGGACCCCCAAACTTCCGTGCCCCTGGCCACCCTGGAAATCCTTGGTGTGCTCTACACCGCCTTCCTGCCCGCCCTCTGCGTGAGGCTGGGACTGGAGCACAGCCAGCCCCGCCTCCTTTTGGGGCTGGTGGTCCTCATCTGGTGTGCCGACAGCCTGGCCTACTTTGTGGGCATGAAATGGGGAAAACGGCGCGGTCTCGTGAAGATCAGCCCCAACAAGTCGCTGGAGGGTTTCATCGCCGGAGCGCTTGCCCCCTTTGTGATAGTGATTATATTATATTTTGCGAGGTTGTACGACGATTTGGCAGTATTGCTGCTTACGGCTTTCGCGGCCGGGATCGTCGGCCAGCTTGGCGATTTGGCGGAAAGCGCGCTGAAGCGCTTTTGCCAGGTGAAAGACAGTTCGAATCTGATCCCCGGTCACGGCGGAGTTTTGGATCGCAGCGACAGCATTTTGCTGGCTGGGTCCTTTTTATATTGCGCCATGCTGATTTTAACACAAGTGAGGTAA
- a CDS encoding thiamine pyrophosphate-dependent enzyme, with protein MEVIANRPETLTKTPFTYCPGCLHGVAHRLIAEAIDEHGLINSMAGVAPVGCSVFAYKFFNFDMAEAAHGRAPAVATGMKRARPDMHVFTYQGDGDLAAIGTAEIVHAANRGEHISVFFVNNAIYGMTGGQMAPTTLPEMKTTTSPYGRNVDDIGHPIRVCELLATLVAPYYIERVSLLSPAEIIKAKKAVDKAIRYNKEGRGFTFIEFVSTCPTNWGIDPVKSRDWARENMLPFFKPGVFRDKGEGVE; from the coding sequence ATGGAAGTTATCGCGAATAGACCCGAAACCCTCACCAAAACACCTTTCACCTATTGCCCCGGCTGCCTGCACGGCGTTGCCCACCGCCTCATCGCGGAAGCCATTGACGAACATGGCCTCATCAATTCCATGGCTGGAGTCGCCCCGGTCGGCTGCTCTGTCTTCGCTTACAAATTCTTCAATTTCGACATGGCCGAGGCAGCCCACGGTCGCGCTCCAGCTGTTGCCACCGGCATGAAACGCGCCCGGCCGGACATGCATGTCTTCACCTATCAGGGTGACGGCGACCTGGCCGCCATCGGCACCGCCGAGATCGTTCACGCCGCCAACCGTGGCGAGCATATCAGCGTCTTCTTCGTCAACAATGCCATCTACGGCATGACCGGCGGACAGATGGCCCCCACCACCCTGCCCGAAATGAAGACCACCACAAGTCCCTACGGCCGCAATGTGGACGATATTGGCCATCCCATCCGCGTTTGCGAATTGCTGGCCACCCTGGTGGCGCCCTATTACATCGAAAGGGTGTCGCTGCTCAGCCCGGCCGAGATCATCAAGGCCAAGAAGGCCGTGGACAAAGCGATCCGCTATAACAAGGAAGGCCGCGGCTTCACCTTCATCGAATTCGTGAGCACCTGCCCCACCAACTGGGGCATCGATCCCGTTAAATCGCGCGACTGGGCGCGGGAAAACATGCTGCCCTTCTTCAAACCCGGTGTGTTCCGGGACAAGGGCGAGGGGGTGGAATGA
- a CDS encoding isoprenyl transferase: MNYKKLMPRLDPDRLPAHVGIIMDGNGRWAARKHHPRMYGHRAGARAVRQVVELGVELKLGCITFYAFSTENWSRPEEEVQGLLKLLKEFLVKEIPELHRQNIHVNILGSEARLDPAYLAEIRQIASITRHNTGLTVNMAFNYGGRTEIVEGIQKLVQQNANNPAAVTRLTPEDFSRYLYTAGQPDPDLIIRTSGESRISNFLLWQSAYAEIYITETLWPDFDKAAFITALLDYQGRKRRFGGVQSS, translated from the coding sequence GTGAACTATAAAAAGCTGATGCCCCGCCTCGACCCGGACCGCCTGCCCGCCCACGTGGGCATCATCATGGACGGCAACGGTCGCTGGGCTGCCCGCAAACACCATCCCCGCATGTATGGCCACCGCGCCGGCGCCAGGGCCGTGCGCCAGGTGGTGGAGCTGGGGGTGGAGCTGAAACTGGGCTGCATCACCTTTTACGCTTTTTCCACCGAGAACTGGAGCCGCCCGGAAGAGGAGGTGCAGGGCCTGCTGAAGCTGCTCAAGGAGTTTCTGGTGAAAGAGATCCCCGAACTTCACCGCCAGAACATCCATGTGAACATCCTGGGCAGCGAAGCGCGCCTCGATCCCGCCTATCTGGCCGAGATCCGGCAGATCGCCTCCATCACCCGCCACAACACCGGCCTCACGGTGAACATGGCCTTCAACTACGGCGGCCGCACCGAGATCGTGGAGGGCATCCAAAAGCTTGTGCAGCAAAACGCCAACAACCCGGCCGCCGTCACCAGGCTCACTCCGGAGGATTTCTCCCGCTATCTCTACACCGCCGGCCAGCCCGATCCGGACCTCATCATCCGCACCAGCGGCGAAAGCCGCATTTCCAATTTCCTGCTCTGGCAAAGCGCCTACGCCGAGATCTACATCACCGAAACCCTCTGGCCGGATTTCGACAAAGCCGCCTTCATCACCGCCCTGCTGGATTATCAGGGCCGCAAACGCCGCTTCGGAGGGGTTCAGAGCTCATGA
- the prfB gene encoding peptide chain release factor 2 (programmed frameshift): protein MEYTDYRKEANALILQISEIRRLLDLEQKEALVARLQEEMNQPDFWNDQNQAKKVTRQLSRANEEIAHIRALEALKGDLEAYLMLLDEDPNPQLLAEAVAELPDQRLFIEKAEIECYLNDKYDEENALLTIHAGAGGTEAQDWAEMLLRMYTRWAEQNKFSATIIDSLPGEEAGLKSVSVEIAGSFAYGMLKAEIGIHRLVRISPFNSQGKRQTSFASVYVYPEFEDDIEVEIDAKDLKIDTYRSSGAGGQHVNTTDSAVRITHLPTNIVVSCQNERSQIQNREKALAILRSRLYQYYEEQREAEKKKEEAGKSEIGWGNQIRSYVFQPYQMVKDLRTKHEVGTVDRVMDGDLDGFIYAWLKYKAQQRMQ from the exons ATGGAATATACAGACTACCGCAAGGAAGCAAACGCCCTGATCCTTCAGATATCCGAGATCCGGAGGTTACTT GACCTGGAGCAGAAAGAGGCCCTGGTGGCCCGCCTCCAGGAGGAGATGAACCAGCCGGATTTCTGGAATGATCAGAACCAGGCCAAAAAGGTAACCCGCCAGCTCAGCCGGGCCAACGAAGAGATCGCCCACATCCGCGCCCTGGAAGCCCTGAAGGGCGATCTGGAAGCCTATCTGATGCTGCTGGACGAAGACCCCAATCCCCAGCTGCTGGCTGAAGCCGTGGCAGAATTGCCGGATCAGAGGCTGTTCATCGAAAAAGCCGAGATCGAGTGCTACCTGAACGACAAGTATGACGAAGAGAACGCCCTGCTCACCATCCACGCGGGGGCCGGAGGCACGGAAGCGCAGGACTGGGCCGAGATGTTGCTGCGCATGTACACCCGCTGGGCAGAGCAGAACAAGTTTTCCGCCACCATCATCGACTCCCTGCCCGGGGAGGAGGCCGGCCTCAAAAGCGTGAGCGTGGAGATAGCCGGCAGCTTCGCCTACGGCATGCTCAAAGCCGAGATCGGCATCCACCGCCTGGTGCGCATCTCACCCTTCAATTCCCAGGGCAAGCGCCAGACCTCGTTCGCCTCTGTCTATGTCTATCCGGAGTTCGAGGACGACATCGAGGTGGAGATCGACGCCAAGGACCTCAAGATCGATACCTACCGCTCCAGCGGTGCCGGCGGACAGCACGTGAACACCACCGATTCCGCCGTTCGCATCACCCACCTGCCCACCAACATTGTGGTTTCCTGCCAAAACGAACGTTCTCAGATCCAGAACCGGGAAAAAGCCTTGGCCATCCTCCGTTCGCGGCTCTACCAATATTACGAGGAGCAGCGCGAGGCCGAGAAGAAGAAGGAGGAGGCGGGCAAAAGCGAGATCGGCTGGGGCAACCAGATCCGCTCCTACGTTTTCCAGCCCTACCAAATGGTGAAAGACCTGCGAACCAAGCATGAGGTGGGCACAGTGGACCGCGTGATGGACGGCGACCTCGACGGCTTCATCTACGCCTGGCTGAAATACAAGGCCCAGCAAAGGATGCAGTGA
- a CDS encoding T9SS type A sorting domain-containing protein: MKKLSLCLVLIGFALLGGLFAQNREVWIEEDFSSGTFPPAGWTISNNAGNWSLFAGANAGGTTPELRLSWSPQFNAASYFISPSLDTSGETTMYLDFRHFVDHYSTPYTIGVATRSNQGAWNVAWSMNPTANVGPELRTVAIDNTDVGSTDFQFAIFFSGSSYNIDYWYIDNIKFYTPFFNDLGITAANLPAQVDAGTSINPSCTVKNLGLNPLTATVSLNIYRGDELLHSQIDYFSAYLQSFETATANFTAFIPALANELYRFEFGVTSIEDVVDDDPGNNALTAFVNTWTTPRQMVVLEIGTGGWCPYCPGAAMAADDFIDDGYNVAVIENHNGDPYANDTSNNRNDYYGISGYPTGFFDGVLSHVGGSNSSSIIGSYLPLYNQRNAIKTPLNLHIYGEETRENYEITIRVEKLAPLPYENLVAHLAITESDIAYNWQGQNHFNFVNRMMYPDWNGTTVDLVNAPLGFTDVELSIVKDPSWVATSCELVAFIQNLDTKEIIQGQKIMIFNLTAPPVANDDPGLPALQTSLAGIAPNPFSEKTSISYSVKESAPVSLGVYNLKGQLVKTLVAETKAAGTYQLSWDGLDASGNQVANGAYILRLSSGQDVSTRKLMLIK, translated from the coding sequence ATGAAAAAACTAAGCCTCTGCCTCGTTTTGATCGGCTTCGCCCTGCTGGGCGGACTCTTTGCCCAGAACCGGGAAGTCTGGATCGAGGAAGACTTTTCTTCCGGAACCTTCCCTCCCGCGGGCTGGACCATCAGCAACAACGCCGGCAACTGGAGCCTCTTTGCCGGAGCCAACGCCGGCGGAACCACTCCGGAACTGCGTTTGAGCTGGAGCCCGCAGTTCAACGCGGCCTCCTACTTCATCTCACCCAGCCTGGACACCAGCGGCGAAACCACCATGTACTTGGATTTCCGCCATTTCGTGGACCACTACAGCACCCCCTACACCATCGGCGTGGCCACCCGCTCCAATCAGGGCGCTTGGAACGTGGCCTGGAGCATGAATCCCACAGCCAACGTGGGACCTGAGCTGCGCACCGTGGCCATCGACAACACCGACGTGGGCTCCACCGATTTCCAGTTCGCCATCTTCTTCAGCGGCTCGTCTTACAACATCGATTACTGGTATATCGACAACATCAAATTCTATACCCCCTTCTTCAACGATCTGGGCATCACAGCAGCCAACCTGCCCGCCCAGGTGGACGCCGGAACCAGCATAAATCCCTCCTGCACGGTGAAAAACCTCGGCCTCAACCCCCTCACGGCAACCGTCTCCCTGAACATCTACCGCGGCGATGAACTCCTCCACAGCCAGATTGATTATTTCTCTGCCTACCTGCAGTCCTTTGAAACAGCCACCGCCAACTTCACGGCTTTCATTCCGGCTCTTGCCAATGAGCTCTACCGCTTCGAATTCGGCGTGACTTCGATTGAAGACGTGGTGGATGACGATCCGGGCAACAACGCGCTGACGGCCTTCGTGAACACCTGGACCACACCCCGCCAGATGGTGGTGCTGGAGATCGGCACCGGCGGCTGGTGTCCCTATTGCCCCGGCGCGGCGATGGCAGCGGATGATTTCATCGACGACGGCTACAACGTTGCCGTGATCGAGAACCACAACGGCGACCCCTACGCCAACGACACCTCCAACAACCGCAATGACTATTACGGCATCAGCGGCTACCCCACCGGCTTTTTCGACGGCGTGCTCAGCCATGTGGGCGGCAGCAACAGTTCCAGCATCATCGGAAGCTACTTGCCGCTCTATAACCAGCGCAATGCCATCAAAACCCCGCTCAACCTCCATATCTACGGCGAAGAAACCCGAGAAAACTACGAGATCACCATCCGCGTGGAAAAACTGGCCCCGCTGCCCTATGAGAACCTTGTGGCTCATCTGGCCATCACGGAATCCGACATCGCCTACAACTGGCAGGGACAAAACCACTTCAATTTCGTGAACCGCATGATGTATCCGGATTGGAACGGCACCACAGTCGATCTGGTCAACGCTCCTCTGGGCTTTACTGACGTGGAGCTCTCCATCGTGAAAGACCCAAGTTGGGTGGCCACCAGCTGTGAATTGGTGGCCTTCATCCAGAATCTGGACACCAAGGAGATCATCCAGGGCCAGAAGATCATGATCTTCAACCTCACCGCGCCGCCCGTGGCCAACGATGATCCCGGCCTGCCCGCGCTTCAAACCAGCCTGGCTGGCATCGCCCCCAATCCCTTCTCCGAAAAAACCAGCATCAGCTACAGCGTGAAGGAAAGCGCTCCCGTGAGCCTGGGCGTGTACAACCTCAAAGGCCAGCTGGTGAAAACCCTGGTGGCCGAAACCAAGGCCGCCGGCACTTACCAACTCAGCTGGGACGGCCTCGACGCCAGTGGAAACCAGGTTGCCAACGGCGCTTACATCCTTCGCCTCAGCAGCGGCCAGGATGTCTCCACCCGCAAACTCATGCTGATCAAATAA
- a CDS encoding sodium-translocating pyrophosphatase — protein MIPVLWYLAPVGAVLALIFAAIFFYQVKRANPGNARMIEIASYVREGAFAYLRQQYKGVAFFFLGAFLVFLFMSQVLHVLHWLVPFAFLTGGFFSALAGFVGMNMATLASNRTAQACSESLNKGLKIAFRGGAVMGLTVVGLALIDISAWFFILYKHPAFELHQITVIMLSFGMGASTQALFARLGGGIFTKAADVGADLVGKVEAEIPEDDVRNPATIADNVGDNVGDVAGMGADLYESYAGSILATAALGLSAVTTLGPAFKDQQINFVIAPMVLAGIGALLSILGVFMVSTKENAGPKELMFALNKSVYGSSILIAIASFFITRELLPPDYWFGVFISTVIGLVCGILIGLFTERDTSHSYKPTRDIAAQGSYGPATVILEGIAVGMRSTLGPVLTIVAGILIAFICSHGFQSIEMGLYGIGFGAVGMLATLGVTLAMDAFGPIADNAGGNAQMSHLPDNVREMTDNLDSVGNTTAATGKGFAIGSAALTAMALLAAYLEEVRAALIMAGGKVGQFMQIHYTRDIVEHVKVESATVMDFINFYQIHVLNPKFLLGIFIGGMVVFVFAALTIKAVGKAAGKMVAEVRRQFHEIPGILEGTGKPDYSSCVKIATIGAQQQMLLPAVVGIVTPILTGLVFGVAGVLGVLAGAMVSGFVLAIMLNNSGGAWDNAKKYVETGEHGGKSSSVHKATVVGDTVGDPFKDTAGPCINILIKLMSMVSIVFAGLIVNYSLRVENIQPPFTKHGVELDTRNQIVPAGADGQAADPCADCPEDCLDRQPAQQANSDPVALPQPSE, from the coding sequence ATGATTCCTGTCCTATGGTATCTTGCCCCGGTGGGGGCTGTATTGGCGCTGATCTTCGCGGCAATATTCTTCTATCAGGTGAAAAGGGCAAATCCCGGCAACGCCCGGATGATCGAGATCGCTTCCTACGTGCGTGAGGGGGCCTTCGCCTACCTGCGGCAGCAGTACAAGGGGGTGGCATTTTTCTTCCTGGGCGCTTTCCTGGTTTTCCTGTTCATGTCGCAGGTGCTGCACGTGCTGCACTGGCTGGTGCCTTTCGCCTTCCTCACGGGAGGTTTTTTCAGCGCCCTGGCCGGTTTCGTGGGCATGAACATGGCCACCCTGGCCTCCAACCGCACCGCCCAGGCCTGCTCTGAAAGCCTCAACAAAGGCCTCAAGATCGCCTTCCGGGGCGGCGCCGTGATGGGCCTCACCGTGGTGGGGCTCGCCCTGATCGACATCTCCGCCTGGTTCTTCATCCTCTATAAACATCCCGCTTTTGAACTGCACCAGATCACGGTGATCATGCTGAGTTTCGGCATGGGCGCCTCCACCCAGGCCCTTTTTGCCAGATTGGGCGGCGGCATCTTCACCAAAGCGGCCGACGTGGGCGCGGACCTCGTGGGAAAAGTGGAAGCCGAGATCCCTGAAGACGACGTGCGCAACCCCGCCACAATCGCCGACAACGTTGGCGACAATGTGGGTGACGTGGCCGGCATGGGCGCGGACCTCTATGAAAGCTACGCCGGCTCCATCCTGGCCACCGCGGCTTTGGGCCTGAGCGCCGTAACCACTTTGGGACCGGCATTCAAGGACCAGCAGATAAACTTTGTGATCGCGCCGATGGTGCTGGCCGGGATCGGGGCGCTGCTCTCCATCCTGGGCGTGTTCATGGTAAGCACCAAGGAAAACGCCGGCCCCAAGGAACTGATGTTCGCCCTCAATAAAAGCGTTTACGGAAGCTCCATCCTGATCGCCATCGCCTCCTTTTTCATCACCCGCGAGCTGCTGCCGCCGGATTACTGGTTCGGGGTCTTCATCTCCACCGTTATTGGCCTGGTCTGCGGGATCCTGATCGGCCTCTTCACCGAGCGCGATACCTCACACAGTTACAAGCCCACGCGCGACATCGCCGCCCAAGGCAGCTACGGACCCGCCACCGTGATCCTGGAAGGGATCGCTGTGGGCATGCGCTCCACTTTGGGGCCGGTGCTCACGATCGTGGCCGGCATCCTGATCGCCTTCATCTGCAGCCACGGCTTCCAATCCATCGAAATGGGGCTCTACGGAATCGGCTTCGGCGCCGTGGGCATGCTGGCCACGCTGGGCGTAACTTTGGCCATGGACGCCTTTGGCCCCATCGCCGACAACGCCGGCGGCAACGCCCAGATGTCGCACCTGCCGGACAACGTGCGTGAAATGACGGACAACTTGGACAGCGTGGGCAACACCACCGCCGCCACCGGCAAAGGCTTCGCCATCGGCTCCGCCGCCCTCACCGCCATGGCCCTGCTGGCCGCCTACCTGGAAGAGGTGCGGGCAGCCCTGATCATGGCCGGAGGCAAGGTGGGACAATTCATGCAAATCCACTACACCAGGGACATCGTGGAGCACGTGAAGGTGGAAAGCGCCACGGTGATGGATTTCATCAACTTTTACCAGATCCACGTGCTCAATCCCAAATTTCTGCTGGGCATTTTCATCGGCGGCATGGTGGTCTTCGTCTTCGCCGCCCTCACCATCAAGGCCGTGGGCAAAGCCGCGGGCAAGATGGTGGCCGAGGTCCGGCGCCAGTTCCACGAGATCCCCGGCATCCTGGAAGGCACAGGCAAGCCGGATTATTCCAGCTGCGTGAAGATCGCCACCATCGGCGCCCAGCAACAGATGCTGCTGCCTGCCGTGGTGGGGATCGTAACCCCCATCCTCACCGGTCTGGTCTTCGGCGTGGCAGGCGTTTTGGGCGTTCTGGCCGGAGCCATGGTGAGCGGCTTTGTGCTGGCCATCATGCTCAACAATTCCGGCGGCGCTTGGGACAACGCCAAAAAATACGTGGAAACAGGCGAACACGGCGGCAAATCGTCCTCCGTGCACAAAGCCACCGTGGTTGGCGACACCGTCGGCGATCCCTTCAAGGACACCGCCGGCCCCTGCATCAACATCCTCATCAAGCTGATGAGCATGGTCTCGATCGTTTTCGCAGGGCTAATAGTGAACTATTCCCTGCGCGTGGAAAACATCCAGCCGCCCTTCACAAAACACGGAGTGGAGCTGGACACGCGCAACCAGATCGTGCCTGCTGGCGCTGACGGCCAGGCCGCCGACCCCTGCGCGGATTGCCCCGAAGACTGTCTGGACCGCCAACCCGCGCAACAGGCCAACTCAGACCCTGTGGCTCTGCCGCAACCAAGCGAATAA
- a CDS encoding 3-methyl-2-oxobutanoate dehydrogenase subunit VorB, producing MSKILMKGNEAVAEAAIRSGCRHYFAYPITPQSELIEYMAKMMPKVGGTFLQAESEVAAINMVYGAAGAGKRVMTSSSSPGISLKMEGISYIAGAELPAVLVNVQRGGPGLGDIQPAQGDYFQATKGGGHGDYRLIVLAPSSVQEFADMASEAFDLADKYRNPVMILADGMLGQMMEPVEFREAKTQAEIDALGKQHNSWCICPNEDGDRKHHHEINSLEIDPAMLEKHVEKLYEKYAVIEKNEIQYDTYNLSDANEVLCVAWGTASRVVKSAINELTAAGKSVGLIRPITCWPYPYEAVAAAIGPKVKEVYVFELNTGQMLDDVKIAVNGKVPVKFWGKVGGIVFTPAEIQAKLEACFDKE from the coding sequence ATGTCGAAAATATTGATGAAAGGCAACGAAGCTGTGGCCGAAGCGGCGATCAGATCTGGCTGCCGGCACTATTTCGCCTACCCGATCACCCCTCAGAGCGAGCTTATCGAATACATGGCCAAGATGATGCCCAAGGTGGGGGGAACCTTCCTCCAGGCCGAAAGCGAAGTCGCGGCCATCAACATGGTTTACGGGGCTGCCGGGGCCGGAAAACGCGTGATGACCTCCTCCTCCTCGCCCGGGATCTCCCTTAAAATGGAGGGGATATCCTACATCGCCGGCGCGGAGCTGCCCGCGGTGCTCGTGAACGTTCAGCGCGGAGGACCGGGCCTGGGCGACATCCAGCCCGCGCAGGGGGACTATTTTCAGGCCACCAAAGGTGGCGGCCACGGCGATTACCGCCTCATTGTGCTCGCTCCCAGTTCCGTGCAGGAATTCGCGGACATGGCCTCCGAGGCCTTCGATCTGGCGGATAAATACCGCAACCCCGTGATGATCCTGGCCGACGGCATGCTGGGCCAGATGATGGAACCGGTGGAATTCCGGGAAGCCAAGACCCAGGCGGAGATCGACGCCCTGGGGAAACAGCACAACTCCTGGTGCATCTGCCCCAATGAAGACGGCGACAGGAAACACCACCACGAGATCAACTCTCTGGAGATCGACCCCGCCATGCTGGAAAAGCACGTGGAAAAGCTCTACGAAAAGTACGCCGTGATCGAGAAAAACGAGATCCAGTACGACACCTACAACCTCTCCGACGCCAACGAGGTGCTCTGCGTGGCCTGGGGGACAGCCTCCCGCGTGGTGAAATCCGCCATCAACGAGCTCACCGCTGCCGGCAAGAGCGTTGGCCTCATCCGTCCCATCACCTGCTGGCCCTATCCCTACGAGGCTGTCGCCGCCGCCATCGGGCCCAAGGTGAAGGAAGTCTATGTGTTTGAACTCAACACCGGCCAGATGCTGGACGACGTAAAGATCGCTGTGAATGGCAAGGTCCCGGTCAAGTTCTGGGGCAAGGTTGGCGGGATCGTGTTCACCCCCGCGGAGATCCAGGCCAAGCTGGAAGCCTGTTTTGATAAGGAGTAA